Proteins from a single region of Mustela erminea isolate mMusErm1 chromosome X, mMusErm1.Pri, whole genome shotgun sequence:
- the LOC116583176 gene encoding integrator complex subunit 6-like, which translates to MSDKAEESAIGPENQMKRHGEPMSPPPSKRQPSMALSVEQEVEQEGEGASHSGDSAMSSEDDEPVVKAMSVLGDVPDQLPIPVEISAEMKHQLKEEIRRFGQKYEKVFKLLEGMEGSVELRDKFCFIVRQGSSKIDII; encoded by the exons ATGAGTGATAAAGCAGAGGAGTCTGCCATTGGGCCTGAAAACCAAATGAAACGTCATGGAGAACCTATGAGTCCTCCTCCATCTAAGAGACAGCCGAGCATGGCACTGTCAGTGGAACAGGAAGTTgaacaggaaggagagggagcatcCCACTCTGGAGACTCAGCTATGTCCTCGGAAGATG ATGAGCCCGTGGTCAAAGCAATGTCTGTGTTGGGAGATGTGCCAGATCAACTGCCAATACCAGTGGAAATTAGTGCTGAAATGAAACATCAATTAAAGGAGGAAATTCGACGATTTGGACAAA AATATGAAAAGGTCTTCAAATTGCTTGAAGGAATGGAAGGATCTGTAGAACTGCGggacaaattttgttttattgtccGTCAAGGAAGCAGCAAG ATTGATATTATCTAA